In Janthinobacterium sp. J1-1, a single genomic region encodes these proteins:
- a CDS encoding IS481 family transposase → MSQALHSQARTTHLIRDEIRNSTLSQRELAERYNVSRLTIRKWQNRDSAEDLSHRPRTMHTTLTPAQELIVVELRTTLLLPTDDLLAVAREFVNPALSRAALGRCLRRHGVSSLLELAARETDKPVTKKSFKDYEPGFLHMDIKYLPQMPDETERRYLFVAIDRATRWVFMEIYADQSDSSSTDFLIKLNKACPIAIVKLLTDNGSQFTDRFSSRKKDPETGERIPSGKHAFDVLCKQLAIEHRLIPPRHPQTNGMVERFNGRVSEVVNQTRFASRAELESTLRNYLKIYNHNIPQRALNNETPIQAMKKWQAKKPELFVKRVYNQAGLDS, encoded by the coding sequence ATGAGCCAAGCCCTTCACAGCCAAGCCCGCACCACTCATCTGATCCGGGACGAAATCCGCAACTCGACGCTCTCTCAACGGGAACTGGCTGAGCGCTACAACGTTAGTCGTCTGACGATCCGCAAATGGCAGAACCGCGACAGCGCCGAGGATCTTTCGCACCGGCCACGTACCATGCACACCACGCTCACGCCTGCGCAGGAATTGATCGTCGTGGAGCTGCGTACCACGCTGCTGCTGCCCACCGACGACCTGCTGGCGGTGGCCCGCGAGTTCGTCAATCCAGCGCTTTCGCGCGCCGCCTTGGGGCGCTGCCTGCGTCGCCATGGTGTCTCCAGCCTGCTTGAATTGGCCGCCCGGGAAACCGACAAGCCCGTCACCAAAAAGTCGTTCAAGGACTACGAGCCCGGCTTTTTACATATGGATATCAAGTACTTGCCGCAGATGCCTGACGAAACCGAACGCCGTTACCTGTTCGTCGCCATCGACCGCGCCACGCGCTGGGTCTTCATGGAGATCTATGCCGACCAGTCCGACAGTAGTAGCACCGACTTCCTGATCAAGCTCAACAAAGCCTGTCCGATTGCCATCGTCAAGCTGCTCACCGACAATGGCAGCCAGTTCACCGACCGCTTTAGCAGCAGGAAAAAAGACCCGGAAACGGGCGAGCGGATTCCCAGCGGTAAGCACGCGTTTGACGTTCTATGCAAGCAACTGGCGATCGAACATCGCCTGATCCCGCCACGTCATCCGCAGACCAACGGCATGGTTGAACGCTTCAACGGCCGCGTCAGCGAGGTCGTCAACCAGACTCGCTTCGCGTCCAGGGCCGAGCTCGAATCAACACTGCGCAATTACCTGAAAATCTATAACCACAACATCCCACAGCGTGCTCTCAACAACGAAACGCCGATTCAGGCAATGAAGAAATGGCAGGCAAAAAAGCCAGAATTATTCGTTAAACGTGTTTATAACCAAGCGGGTCTTGACAGCTAG
- a CDS encoding DUF1232 domain-containing protein, with translation MFGKRKTLDQDHSAQAKAHEKKYTDDSFWDKVIKFAKTAGREVIEKALWLYYAAQQPSTPLWAKTAIYGALGYFISPIDAIPDITPVVGYVDDLAVLAAAVATVATYITADVKLRAADKLQGWFGA, from the coding sequence ATGTTTGGCAAGAGAAAAACTCTCGATCAGGATCATTCCGCCCAGGCCAAGGCCCACGAAAAGAAATATACCGACGACAGTTTCTGGGACAAGGTCATCAAGTTCGCCAAAACGGCCGGCCGGGAAGTGATCGAAAAGGCGCTGTGGCTGTATTACGCCGCGCAGCAACCGAGCACGCCGCTGTGGGCCAAGACGGCCATCTACGGCGCGCTCGGCTACTTCATTTCGCCGATCGATGCGATTCCCGACATCACGCCGGTGGTGGGCTACGTGGATGACCTGGCCGTGCTGGCCGCCGCCGTGGCAACGGTGGCGACCTATATCACGGCCGACGTCAAGCTGCGCGCCGCCGACAAGCTGCAGGGCTGGTTTGGCGCCTGA
- a CDS encoding DNA topoisomerase IB, producing the protein MKMETPALETPTADPAPAIARAAGLRYVGDHQPGIARHGKPGKFHYLDADGKKLGDEDILARIKTLAIPPAWTDVWICARANGHVQATGRDARGRKQYRYHARWRQVRDEAKYERMLSFGRALPAIRKAVEAGMKLPGMPREKVLATIVHLLELTMMRIGNEEYARTNKSFGLTTLRTRHVKVAGSGVEFHFRGKSGVHHDIKLSDRRLARVLQTIRDLPGQELFQYLDEDGQRHGVDSGDVNDYLRDITGEDYTAKDFRTWSGTLLAALALEEFEKVDSEAQAKKNIVQAIESVAKKLGNTPSICRKCYVHPAVLDSYLDGSLLEGLKARAQQELKEDLHALAPEEAAVLALLQRRLQSEEPIKQKLKRRR; encoded by the coding sequence ATGAAAATGGAAACACCCGCTCTTGAAACCCCCACTGCCGATCCGGCGCCGGCGATTGCCAGGGCGGCCGGCCTGCGCTATGTGGGCGATCATCAACCCGGCATCGCCCGCCATGGCAAGCCCGGCAAATTTCACTACCTGGACGCCGACGGCAAGAAGCTGGGCGACGAAGATATCCTGGCGCGCATCAAGACGCTGGCGATACCGCCGGCCTGGACCGACGTCTGGATCTGCGCCCGCGCCAACGGCCATGTGCAGGCCACCGGCCGCGACGCCCGTGGCCGCAAGCAATACCGCTACCACGCGCGCTGGCGCCAGGTGCGCGACGAAGCCAAGTACGAACGCATGCTGAGCTTTGGCCGCGCCCTGCCCGCCATCCGAAAAGCCGTCGAGGCCGGCATGAAGCTGCCCGGCATGCCCCGCGAAAAAGTGCTGGCCACCATCGTCCACCTGCTGGAACTGACGATGATGCGTATCGGTAACGAAGAATATGCGCGCACCAACAAGTCGTTCGGCCTGACCACCCTGCGCACGCGCCATGTGAAAGTGGCTGGCAGCGGCGTGGAATTCCATTTCCGCGGCAAGAGCGGCGTGCACCACGACATCAAGCTCAGCGACCGGCGCCTTGCGCGCGTGCTGCAAACCATCCGCGATTTGCCGGGCCAGGAGCTGTTCCAGTACCTCGATGAAGACGGGCAGCGCCATGGCGTCGATTCAGGCGACGTCAATGATTACTTGCGTGACATTACCGGCGAGGACTACACGGCCAAGGATTTCCGCACCTGGTCAGGCACCCTGCTGGCCGCGCTGGCCCTGGAAGAATTTGAAAAAGTCGATTCCGAGGCGCAGGCCAAGAAAAATATCGTGCAGGCCATCGAGTCGGTGGCCAAGAAGCTGGGCAATACGCCGTCGATCTGCCGCAAATGCTATGTGCATCCGGCGGTACTCGATTCCTACCTGGACGGCAGCTTGCTGGAGGGACTGAAAGCGCGCGCGCAACAGGAACTCAAGGAAGACCTGCATGCGCTGGCGCCGGAGGAAGCGGCCGTGCTGGCGCTGCTGCAACGGCGCCTGCAAAGCGAAGAACCGATCAAACAGAAGCTCAAGCGTCGCCGCTAG
- a CDS encoding cation:proton antiporter, protein MSTTAWFILIGCLMLARGLAATSIARLPFTSSMAYLGVGLVVGPMVLGLFSLDLVKQAPLLETLTEIAVLISLFSAGVKMPVPFSLARWLPSLRLAWLSMALSVGLVAAFACLVLDLPLGAGILIGAILAPTDPVLATDVQVRRPGDSDQLRFTLTCEAGMNDGSGFPFVMLGLGLLGYHELGHTGWTWLWHDLLWASAAAIALGVAGGALLAWLGWQLRGKDPKHEVLDDLVGLGLIAVVYGATTWLHAWGFLAVFFAGVALRQTELRLAGAPEDKQGLLQAEEVHAGSAVKPQEPQAPLTVSAESLVFKEHLEHLSELTLVLLLGGAVSQSVWNWRTVGMALFLLLVARPVSVLLGLLGSNTSLRLRGMAAWFGVRGIGSVYYLCYAINHGLPVGLARELSHITIVVVMVSIVAHGISVTPMLNRYWRE, encoded by the coding sequence ATGAGCACCACCGCCTGGTTCATCCTGATCGGCTGCCTGATGCTGGCGCGCGGCCTGGCCGCCACCAGCATCGCCCGCCTGCCGTTCACTTCCTCGATGGCCTACCTGGGCGTGGGCCTGGTGGTCGGCCCGATGGTACTGGGCCTGTTTTCGCTCGACCTGGTCAAGCAGGCGCCGCTGCTGGAAACCCTGACCGAAATCGCCGTCCTGATTTCCCTGTTCTCGGCCGGCGTCAAGATGCCGGTGCCGTTCAGCCTGGCACGCTGGCTGCCGTCGCTGCGCCTGGCCTGGCTGTCGATGGCGCTGTCGGTGGGGCTGGTGGCCGCCTTTGCCTGCCTGGTGCTCGATCTGCCGCTGGGCGCGGGCATCCTGATCGGCGCCATCCTGGCCCCCACCGACCCGGTGCTGGCCACCGACGTGCAGGTGCGCCGCCCCGGCGACAGCGACCAGCTGCGCTTTACCCTCACCTGCGAAGCGGGCATGAACGACGGCAGTGGCTTTCCTTTCGTGATGCTGGGCCTGGGCCTGCTCGGTTATCACGAGCTGGGCCACACCGGCTGGACCTGGCTGTGGCACGATTTATTATGGGCCAGCGCGGCGGCGATCGCGCTGGGCGTGGCCGGCGGCGCGCTGCTGGCCTGGCTGGGCTGGCAGTTGCGCGGCAAGGATCCGAAGCACGAAGTGCTGGACGACCTGGTCGGGCTGGGCCTGATCGCCGTCGTGTATGGCGCGACCACCTGGCTGCACGCCTGGGGTTTCCTGGCCGTCTTTTTTGCCGGCGTGGCGCTGCGCCAGACCGAACTGCGCCTGGCCGGCGCGCCCGAAGACAAGCAGGGCCTGCTGCAGGCCGAGGAAGTGCATGCGGGGTCGGCCGTCAAGCCGCAGGAACCGCAAGCACCGCTGACCGTCAGCGCCGAGTCGCTGGTATTCAAGGAACACCTGGAACATTTGTCGGAACTGACGCTGGTGCTGCTGCTGGGCGGCGCCGTCAGCCAGTCGGTCTGGAACTGGCGCACGGTCGGCATGGCGCTGTTCCTGCTGCTGGTGGCGCGCCCGGTCAGCGTCCTGCTGGGTTTGCTGGGATCGAACACCAGCCTGCGCCTGCGCGGCATGGCCGCCTGGTTCGGCGTGCGCGGCATCGGTTCGGTGTACTACCTGTGCTATGCCATCAACCACGGCTTGCCGGTGGGTCTGGCGCGCGAACTGAGCCATATCACCATCGTGGTGGTGATGGTGTCCATCGTCGCGCACGGTATCAGCGTCACGCCCATGCTGAATCGCTATTGGCGGGAATAG
- a CDS encoding mechanosensitive ion channel domain-containing protein: MDLTTYHSLMGGRLASAVTVLLSAIIATLIAMAVHRASISLLKRLANGRPFTTHVTRVAFRASQLSLIMFGLRIVLAGAPGDTPGLVGMSHLANVALIVALTWLAMKCIEALSLTIAQINPVDVADNLRARRLITQARVLTRSAHAIVIILGLSFILLTLPGARQIGASLLASAGVAGLVAGIAARPVLGNFIAGLQIAFSQPIRIDDVLIVNGEWGRVEEIKGTYVVVRIWDERRMIVPLTWFIENPFENWTHTSSTILGTVFLWLDFSVPVEPLRAELDRICQESPLWDQRVCKVQVTDATDRAMQLRFLISANNSGDAFELRCVIREGILGYVAQHYPHGLPRLRSSIDPVELNTTAARVINTPDALETIIDGAPTAKV; this comes from the coding sequence ATGGATCTCACCACCTACCATTCGTTGATGGGAGGACGGCTCGCTTCCGCAGTCACCGTTTTGCTCAGCGCCATTATCGCCACCCTGATCGCCATGGCGGTGCACCGCGCCAGCATCAGCCTGCTCAAGCGCCTGGCCAATGGCCGCCCGTTTACCACCCATGTCACGCGGGTGGCGTTTCGCGCCAGCCAACTGAGCTTGATCATGTTTGGCCTGCGCATCGTGCTGGCCGGCGCGCCGGGCGATACGCCAGGCCTGGTCGGCATGTCGCACCTGGCCAACGTGGCGCTGATCGTGGCGCTGACCTGGCTGGCCATGAAATGCATCGAAGCGCTCAGCCTGACCATCGCGCAAATCAATCCGGTCGACGTGGCCGACAACCTGCGCGCGCGCCGCCTGATCACCCAGGCAAGGGTTCTCACGCGCAGCGCACACGCCATCGTGATCATCCTCGGCCTGTCGTTTATCTTGCTGACCCTGCCCGGGGCGCGCCAGATCGGCGCCAGTTTGCTGGCCTCGGCCGGTGTGGCTGGCCTGGTGGCCGGTATTGCCGCCCGGCCCGTGCTGGGCAACTTTATCGCCGGCCTGCAGATTGCGTTTTCGCAGCCGATCCGCATCGATGACGTGCTGATCGTCAATGGCGAGTGGGGCCGCGTGGAGGAAATCAAGGGCACGTATGTGGTGGTGCGCATCTGGGACGAGCGCCGCATGATCGTGCCGCTGACCTGGTTTATCGAAAACCCGTTCGAGAACTGGACCCATACCTCGTCCACCATCCTCGGCACGGTGTTCCTGTGGCTGGACTTCAGCGTGCCGGTCGAGCCGCTGCGCGCCGAACTGGACCGCATCTGCCAGGAATCGCCGCTATGGGACCAGCGCGTCTGCAAGGTGCAGGTAACGGACGCCACCGACCGCGCCATGCAGCTGCGTTTCCTGATCAGCGCCAACAATTCGGGCGACGCATTCGAGCTGCGCTGCGTGATACGCGAAGGCATCCTCGGCTATGTGGCCCAGCATTATCCACACGGTCTGCCGCGCCTGCGCTCGTCGATCGACCCGGTCGAGCTCAACACCACCGCGGCCAGGGTCATCAACACCCCGGACGCGCTCGAGACGATTATCGACGGCGCGCCGACCGCCAAGGTGTAA
- a CDS encoding serine hydrolase domain-containing protein, whose protein sequence is MKRRSVLGLGVALALLQTGCATNPADTAWETDFDAFIRDGLARTETPAMSVAIVRGDKTIFARGYGMADVEDGQQADADTAFHIASVSKVVTATAIMMLHEQGLFQLDDKVAPHLDFPLLHPKYPDVPITFRHLLTHTSGISDAVYEKTPAFSVEGDPRLPLRDFLKGYLSRGGGWYDADLSFAGRPGTEWRYSNVGYALLGYLVGRLNPEGLDIYSQDHLFDPLGMDDTAWKLAGLPRSTTVAQPYKDKDPGLQVLPPVGYPDWPAGLLRSSAHDFARFLAIFSNGGMVKGHRYLKEETVKAFLEPQPVSMAAADAQVRQALAWVLRDLDGMQLASHSGGDPGAASVVCVDTASKTAVLAFSNISADREFRSFQKEVVQRLLARANETVKK, encoded by the coding sequence ATGAAACGACGAAGCGTACTGGGACTGGGCGTCGCGCTTGCCCTGCTGCAAACCGGCTGCGCCACCAATCCCGCCGACACGGCCTGGGAAACCGACTTTGACGCCTTTATACGCGACGGGCTGGCACGCACCGAAACACCGGCCATGAGCGTGGCCATCGTGCGCGGCGACAAGACCATCTTTGCCCGCGGCTATGGCATGGCCGATGTCGAAGACGGGCAACAAGCGGACGCCGACACGGCATTCCATATCGCCTCCGTCAGCAAGGTGGTGACGGCGACCGCCATCATGATGCTGCATGAGCAAGGCCTGTTCCAGCTCGACGACAAGGTCGCGCCGCATCTGGATTTTCCCCTGTTGCATCCGAAATATCCCGATGTGCCGATCACCTTCCGCCATCTGCTGACCCATACCTCGGGCATTTCCGACGCCGTGTACGAAAAAACGCCGGCGTTTTCCGTCGAGGGCGACCCGCGCCTGCCCCTGCGCGACTTTTTGAAGGGCTATCTGTCGCGCGGTGGCGGCTGGTACGACGCCGACCTGTCGTTTGCGGGACGGCCCGGCACCGAATGGCGCTACAGCAATGTCGGCTACGCCCTGCTCGGCTATCTGGTCGGGCGTTTGAACCCCGAAGGACTCGATATCTATTCCCAGGATCATCTGTTCGACCCCTTGGGCATGGATGACACGGCCTGGAAACTGGCCGGCCTGCCGCGCAGCACGACGGTGGCCCAGCCCTACAAAGACAAGGACCCGGGCCTGCAAGTGCTGCCGCCGGTCGGCTATCCCGACTGGCCGGCCGGCCTCTTGCGCAGTTCGGCCCATGATTTTGCGCGCTTCCTGGCGATTTTCAGCAATGGCGGCATGGTCAAGGGCCACCGCTATCTGAAGGAAGAGACTGTCAAGGCCTTTTTGGAACCGCAGCCGGTCAGCATGGCCGCCGCCGACGCGCAGGTACGCCAGGCGCTGGCCTGGGTGCTGCGCGACCTGGACGGCATGCAGCTGGCCTCGCATAGCGGCGGCGACCCGGGCGCGGCATCGGTGGTCTGCGTCGATACGGCCAGCAAGACGGCCGTGCTGGCGTTTTCCAACATCAGCGCCGACCGCGAGTTCCGCAGCTTCCAGAAGGAAGTCGTGCAGCGCCTGCTGGCGCGCGCCAACGAGACGGTCAAGAAGTAA
- a CDS encoding DUF262 domain-containing protein, protein MKLNDPAIEVQSNYLLAIEEVVAWQIEGLPVLRKNGMRSRIHAELPALQRGAVWSAGKVEAFWDSLIRGFPIGSFLLSPYDGKLGRSDYKLGSNTAQGTHIDRFHLLDGQQRATAIASGFVDVWADSRTEHGLALWVDLGNRSSPAGDRAFLFRLLTRSHPWGYRAVDPGMRLTHGYIRSALTSYRTIANDPTVRGATLPLRFAWPWDSVCPMPVAILIKAAAHEDWRAELQRQLQALPMWHEDAALIDQNKLVVQWRKALEGEFYARLEWMIAALREELHTRTIPALIMHERALPHELQANPSENGIEPSVDAIETLFVRINTAGVPLSTEELIYSSLKAVWPDAPKELDALLGKQRIVAPEHMVTFLYRLHLAFPVDRVTDKLPLTPDVASFRTAMRDDEKLEAFQTFVTDRVRGATLLRLFDLVRLNGPMDKASWKLPPTLAAAMFSGGKGLELLFISAAWILRLERAGVGITQLTVKQQRRSLGFLVAMSEFAILPEQCIARLWEELYQFPVDKLPDFFNAKRYEMLLPTHKDNFVMLPLVPPHVLADVIRCRVTGGQKGFPGPAHTEFWKAEPLWHHYYSRLTPESFSQLESGLRNWLYIQNMEEKGKDIPDDATKKDRRRLAWKNFFDRLWDKRSLVDYAQRAWLMRWFPDYDPTLPGQMEDVNRPWDYDHIHPQGLLCNEMPSAIRDWHRSIGNLRAWPLELNRADQKDAPAKKLLKAKGGDELDANNFGLVDGAAMRAASFICEDQQWINWTGCVPDESRFHQRYLAIYPEFKDEGNALVNAVTSRFCAIYTHWFEHLALGELQRK, encoded by the coding sequence ATGAAATTGAATGATCCGGCGATTGAGGTCCAATCAAATTATTTGTTGGCGATTGAGGAGGTCGTGGCTTGGCAAATAGAGGGTTTGCCTGTCCTGAGAAAAAATGGCATGCGCTCCCGCATCCATGCCGAATTGCCCGCTTTGCAGCGAGGTGCCGTATGGAGCGCTGGTAAGGTGGAGGCATTCTGGGATTCTTTGATACGCGGTTTCCCCATCGGATCTTTCTTGCTTTCTCCGTATGACGGGAAACTGGGACGCAGTGATTATAAACTAGGAAGTAATACTGCTCAAGGCACTCATATAGATCGATTTCATTTGCTTGATGGGCAACAGCGCGCAACTGCAATAGCAAGTGGATTTGTTGATGTGTGGGCTGATTCGCGTACTGAACATGGACTCGCGCTGTGGGTTGATTTGGGCAATCGCTCCAGTCCAGCGGGAGATCGCGCATTTCTATTTCGCCTTTTGACCCGTTCACATCCTTGGGGATACCGGGCAGTAGATCCCGGCATGCGTCTGACTCATGGATATATCCGTTCAGCCTTGACCAGCTATCGTACAATCGCGAATGATCCCACTGTGCGCGGTGCAACATTGCCTTTGCGTTTTGCCTGGCCTTGGGATTCTGTGTGTCCTATGCCTGTTGCTATATTGATCAAGGCCGCAGCACACGAGGACTGGCGTGCAGAACTGCAGCGCCAGTTACAAGCATTGCCCATGTGGCATGAGGACGCAGCCTTGATTGATCAAAACAAGCTTGTTGTCCAATGGCGGAAGGCGCTGGAGGGAGAGTTTTATGCGCGGTTGGAGTGGATGATCGCAGCGTTGCGTGAAGAATTACACACCCGGACAATTCCCGCGCTTATCATGCATGAGCGAGCATTACCCCACGAATTGCAAGCAAATCCTTCTGAAAACGGCATCGAGCCATCGGTTGATGCCATTGAGACGCTGTTTGTACGCATAAACACGGCCGGGGTGCCACTCAGCACTGAGGAATTAATCTATTCCTCGCTTAAGGCAGTGTGGCCAGATGCACCCAAAGAACTGGATGCTTTACTCGGCAAGCAACGTATCGTGGCACCTGAGCACATGGTGACCTTTCTATACCGTTTGCATCTGGCTTTTCCAGTTGACCGCGTCACTGACAAGCTGCCTTTGACGCCTGATGTTGCTTCGTTCAGAACCGCCATGCGCGACGATGAAAAATTGGAGGCTTTTCAGACGTTTGTCACTGACAGGGTGCGTGGCGCCACCCTCTTGCGCTTGTTTGACCTCGTGCGACTTAATGGCCCCATGGATAAGGCCTCATGGAAATTGCCGCCTACTTTGGCTGCAGCTATGTTTTCGGGCGGGAAAGGGCTGGAACTTCTGTTTATCAGCGCCGCTTGGATACTACGCCTGGAAAGGGCCGGTGTCGGTATTACGCAGCTAACGGTAAAACAGCAGAGACGATCACTAGGATTTCTGGTTGCCATGTCCGAATTTGCTATCTTGCCAGAGCAATGTATCGCGCGTTTGTGGGAGGAATTGTATCAGTTTCCAGTAGATAAATTGCCAGATTTTTTCAATGCCAAGCGTTATGAAATGCTATTGCCAACTCACAAAGATAATTTTGTTATGTTACCTTTGGTGCCACCTCATGTACTTGCGGACGTAATACGTTGCCGGGTTACCGGTGGTCAAAAAGGATTTCCTGGTCCTGCCCATACTGAATTCTGGAAAGCAGAGCCGCTGTGGCATCACTATTATTCTCGCCTCACACCTGAAAGTTTCAGTCAACTCGAATCTGGTCTGCGCAATTGGTTGTACATACAGAATATGGAGGAGAAGGGAAAAGATATCCCTGATGATGCAACAAAGAAAGATCGTCGTCGCTTGGCCTGGAAAAATTTCTTTGATCGATTGTGGGATAAACGTTCTTTGGTCGATTATGCTCAGCGAGCTTGGCTGATGCGCTGGTTTCCTGACTATGACCCAACGCTTCCTGGTCAAATGGAAGATGTGAATCGTCCGTGGGATTATGACCACATTCATCCCCAAGGTTTGTTATGTAATGAAATGCCCTCGGCAATCCGGGACTGGCATCGATCAATCGGCAATTTGCGTGCGTGGCCGCTAGAATTGAACCGTGCGGATCAAAAGGATGCTCCGGCGAAAAAGCTTTTGAAGGCGAAGGGCGGCGATGAACTTGATGCCAACAATTTTGGCTTGGTTGACGGTGCAGCCATGCGTGCAGCCAGCTTCATATGTGAAGATCAGCAATGGATTAATTGGACTGGATGTGTCCCGGATGAAAGCAGATTTCACCAACGCTATCTGGCTATTTATCCTGAATTCAAAGACGAGGGCAATGCGCTCGTCAACGCTGTGACTTCGCGCTTTTGCGCCATCTATACACATTGGTTCGAGCACCTTGCACTAGGGGAATTACAGCGAAAATAG
- a CDS encoding MgtC/SapB family protein encodes MASEWELVGRLAFSALLGSVIGYERERLAWVAGLRTHMLVCVGSTLIMIVSAYGFSEVLSERVTLDPSRMAAQVVSGIGFLGAGAILARGEIVRGLTTAASVWSVAGIGLAVGGGLYTPAVAATVIILIILAGIKPLEKRFIGSRQRRELLITAERDALSLDKLHEALGAGTTRVQQFIIRQKEGVPQLDDIVITFARVTPMQFLALQKRLEAVPGVSSVKDPDADQDAPQP; translated from the coding sequence TTGGCATCGGAATGGGAACTGGTAGGACGGCTGGCGTTTTCGGCCTTGCTGGGCAGCGTGATCGGCTATGAGCGCGAGCGGCTGGCGTGGGTGGCGGGGCTGCGCACGCATATGCTGGTATGCGTGGGGTCGACCCTGATCATGATCGTGTCGGCCTATGGTTTTTCCGAGGTGCTCAGCGAGCGGGTGACGCTCGACCCTTCGCGGATGGCGGCGCAGGTGGTGTCGGGCATCGGTTTCCTGGGCGCCGGGGCGATCCTGGCGCGTGGCGAGATCGTGCGCGGGCTGACGACGGCTGCCAGCGTGTGGTCGGTGGCCGGCATCGGCCTGGCCGTGGGTGGCGGTCTGTACACGCCGGCGGTGGCGGCGACCGTCATCATCCTGATTATCCTGGCGGGCATCAAGCCGCTGGAAAAGCGTTTTATCGGCAGCCGCCAGCGGCGCGAGCTGTTGATCACGGCCGAGCGCGATGCGCTGTCGCTGGACAAATTGCATGAAGCGCTGGGCGCTGGCACGACGCGGGTGCAGCAATTCATCATTCGCCAGAAAGAGGGTGTGCCGCAGCTGGACGATATCGTCATCACGTTTGCGCGCGTGACGCCGATGCAATTTCTGGCGCTGCAAAAACGCCTGGAAGCGGTGCCTGGAGTATCGAGCGTGAAGGACCCGGATGCCGACCAGGATGCCCCGCAACCCTGA